In the genome of Anthonomus grandis grandis chromosome 15, icAntGran1.3, whole genome shotgun sequence, the window ttaaatcaaattcatGTTTCATCGGGCATTCATAGCGTCATGAGCGTCAATTCACCCGAACCTAATCAAACCGGTACGTATATATCCTTAAGGAAATTATTACCCCGAAGATGTTTGTCGCCTGTTCAATATGGTTCCTCAGAGTGTAGGTCCTGGGATATCTTATCAATGTTTTCTCAAGCCTCTTCTGGATTCTTAAGGCCTAAAAGTGGAAATATGTTTAGGACGTACCCCCTGGTCCTatatgtccatttttttttgataataacaGTTTCTGTTTTTTAGAGCTAAATGAAATACCGTATGACACTTTCGAACGGTTTGCCAACGATGACATGGTCCCACTGggtgataattttaaaaacgtgCTGGAAGTGTTGGACGCCGAAGAATTAAAGGAGTCACCCATTGACATTAATATCAGTCATGTTATACCTGTTCCTACCGCCCCACCTTTGGCATGGATCAATTATGATTTGCCACCTAAAAAAATGAAGATCACTAATACGGGACACACTGGTTagacattttaatatattttgcaatTAACACTGGTAGCAAAAAAGTAACTCATGTCTCTACATTTTTGCTAATAGTTATGTAAAGGAAAGTTGATTAGATATACACCAAACTTTGTGCCGTCTAATTGGCAGCAAACGCTTCGATTTCTCCTGAAGGATCAAGATCGTTGTTGCATGAAAAATATCGATATTAGATTGCTTTGCACTTTATAGAGACTAGATATGACTTTTTAATTCCATATCAGCACCATAAGCTTCAACAGCAGTATTCCGGAACTGGCACAATTCAATGCTTTTGACATTGAACATTGCTGTAGAAACTTAAACCAAGAAGAACACTCTAGCTATAAAGAGCATTTTAGACTATACCAGGTTGTTggagttttatttgtttaacttGGTTAGGAGGATTTTCTGTGGATATTTCAATAGTGCAGATTCTGGATTGGTGTATGCCAACTCCTCTACGTATATTTCTTCTGATCCTATTATTGAGACTTAAAGACTAAAATGATAATTCGGCTAGTTTGAATCTGAGTGGAAGGCACTTATTCCGGAGtacttctatttttttagtgattttaagTGGAAAGTGGGGCCAAGAACGACCCTATCTCTGCAATGGAGTACTAAATGGAAAATACGTATTTTCACAAATGCATTTACATTGGGGCGTTAACGATATGGAGGGAAGTGAACATACTGTGGACGATAGTTACTATCCCGGTGAATTGCAcgtagttttatttaaaagctgttATTTAACCCAAGAGTCTGCTTTAAAAGAGAAAGATGGTGTTGCTATCTTAGTCTACTTTTTAAAGGTGAATAAGAACGCTGCTATAAACTGCAGCATCTAACTTTCATCATTTTTAGTTGCAAGATCCTATGAACACGGAATTTCAACTGATAGTTGATGCTTTACCTGCTGTAGCGAAGGCTCATACTTCAGCGAAGATTTCACCCGTTCCGTTAAGTTATATGATgaaacagtttgaggccgattaTTTTACTTACAAAGGCACAGTCAACACCACGAACTGTATCCATCCGATTCTATGGTTAATTACCAGAATACCAATGGGTGTATCTTCCGATCAGGTAACTAATACACCAAATCTTCCTGTCTACACGAATGCACTGTCTTTAAAATCGTAGCATAATGATTGTATTGTAGATCGACTCCTTTAGATACCTCTTGGACAATGACGacgaaataataaaaagaaactttcGGCCGATCCAGCCTATTGACGATAGACACGTTTTCCATATTCTTCCATCGACGTCGAAGTACTCGACCCTGTTGCCAGCACCCTTATCCAGTTTTGAAGACAAAACTGTGATGCAGATCTACTGTTTACGGCTGCTGTATAATAAGAGACTTCACTATCTGAGGCAGACCACCAGAAACTATGATAACCAAATGAAATCTCTTGTAGGTTTAGCGAAGAACAGGAGAAATGACGATGTAATTGAAAAGGCGCTGTTTGTAATTTCGAAACTTTTTACATATATGGATTACATTTACGATATGTTAATTATTTCATTGCAGTAGGAGCCTTTTGTCTCtttattttgggatattttttaCAGACGCACACGAACTTTCGTAcggcttaataacttcttatctAGCAGCTCTGACGTTCCTCAGGGGTCACATGTGGGTCCGTTGCTTTTTACAATCTTTGTTAATGATACATGaattatttgtaagaaattgtaaatttttattattcgctgatgatttaaaattatttttgtctattattctaatttttaatgtCAATCGTTACAGGATGACTTGCATAAGCTCTATGAATGGTGGTggtttagatttaaatgttccgaagtgttattcaataacttttggaagAATTCGCATTTGCATCTTCCATTGTTTGATTATAGTATAGGTCtcacaattttaaaaagggtaGCGGAAGTTAGGGATCTCGGAGTAATTTTCGATTCTAAGTTGATATTTGTGTCTCATGCTGAAAAGTTAGTTCAGAAAGCGTATAGACATTTAGGATTTGTAACTAGATCAAGTCAAGACTTCTCATGCTCTGTCTATAAAGTTCTGTACTGTTCGTTAGTCCTTTCTAGTTTGGAGTATGCGAGTTTCGTATGGtctccattttataaatcgcatattaaaaaaaatttgagaaagTCCAAGCTAATGGTCATACTGATTACAAGTCGGTCATGTCAGTTCTCTCTTTGGATCCACTTGAGTTAAGGCGGAATAATTCAGacttgtgtttatttttaaattaatatctggcaTGACTGATTGTGATTATCTTTTACCTAGGCTGAATTTTCGGGCGCAACAATTGACTTAAAAAACTCGTCCTTGTAGATTTTGATAGTAGTTCTTATGGACAGCACAATCCTCTAACTAGAATGCAACGTTCTTTCGATGGATATAGCCTTGACTTGCACGTTTCTTTTAGCAGTATTAGGAATTCTCTCAAATTGATTAGTGACTCGTAACTTTAAcaggtttctttaaattaatttgtaacattgatttatgtcttatgattatctagcttaagttgtattaatattagtatcttttgtattatttttgtaaaattggtggataccgttaataaataaataaacttatgcATCTGGACTGTTACGTTCTTCGTAAGTCTCTGAactcttttgattttttacaaacaatgatatttttaattaattagaataaaatttatcGCGAATACTATAATATGATTGGACTGTAACTGATTACGTCGCTATCATATATCGGGGGCGTAAAAATTCGGCTTAACTCGCGTAGCGTGACATTTCTACATAACCTAACCTAAATTATATAATCTAACCTCactaattatatattaaaaaaataatacacaaGGAAAATTTGGGTTTGAGGAATATTCAAGGAATAAAAGATGTCTTCTGATAAAATATGTAATGCCCCACATCCAACAATTAAGGAATCCATAGGATTTATTGGAGGAGGCAATATGGCAAAAGCAATATGTAGTGGCATTATCAATAAAGgtaaatttcacatttttccgCTATAAATTTAGattcaaaaattactttattgtaATAAACTTTGAATGTTATTACCTTACCACACAACTTTACACAcctataaataaatgtttatttagcacttggctAGCTTATACTAATTAAGACAAAGAAAATCTAAGGTAATTAGATTTAGATTATCTCTttgttgcgatggcttgagtcctatctatcaaatcgtactcagaaggttacagtgtctgggcgtttgtctgcttctagatccctaaaatgcggcgttccccagggttcagtgttgggaccactgttatttttactgtatgtggatgacttgagttcattgaaactgcagggcaaggtggttcagtttgctgatgataccaccatactatggagccataaaaattctgattatattaagacttgtatccttgaagaccttcagattttatcagggtggtgtgtttccaacaggctcgtgtttaatgtaagaaagacgtctattatcgGGTTTAAGTGAGATGTtcagaaagaaagaaagaaaagaaagaaaatgtgctatattacgtaagacaacaaaatcttgtgtacaagcatcctaaaaactaaaaaattccaaattcactttaaatttcaaacaaacataacatctaaaacactttaccataaaattttcacacattaccaaaataaattaatcataacaaaacagattgagaaaaaaaaaagcatctttttgataaatttcattaaaaaataagtaaagctgtcaataaaacagaatttagaagaagtaaattaaattatttaacaggaaacaaaactaaaacactaaaatgatgtcagagcacaggttaaaaggtatcattaaaaaaatcatcaaggctataatatgccctggataataaaagtgattttaattcctttttgaatctcttaacttctaaaatttgtctgatacatagaggaacatggttgtaaatttttttgctaaggtatataagtgagttcttggtgagggaggatgtagggattggtaagggaaaatcgttaacctggtaagtcatatgaccagtgttagagggaggtttaggacatttatgaataagagtagctgtttctaagagaaaaaaagatttagaattttttgagatataaagagaggtttacaagaatctcttaacccagaggaacataggtatctaactgcctttttttgaatcacaaaaattatgtttaataatcccttgttgcttaaaccccaaaaaggcaagccataatgaaggtgggactcaataagagaaaagtacactgactgtgcaactacccctcccagctcatgccccgccattcttactgcaaagcatccagaggaaaattttgatgcaagatttaggatatgatcttcgaagcgaaggcgaccatcaatggtaataccaaggaacttacagcttttgtttgttttgcaagggcgagttttcactaaacataaggccctgaatgtcacacttaaatcccataataaaggttttgcccacattaaatacaagcctgtttgcagcacaccactccgataaaatcttaagatccttaaaaacctgggctctaacattatcagaatctctatgattccataaaatggtggtatcatcagcaaactgaaccactttgccctgcagttttaatgaacccaaatcatttacatagagcaaaaataatagtggtcctaacactgaactctgaggtactccagttttaagggatctggaatcggataaacatccagatactgtaactctttgggtacgattagacagataggattccagccattacaatgccacacctctaaagccataattattgagcttagacagcagtattccatgatctacacaatcaaatgccttggatatatcgcaaaacactgccgccgcggactctccagaatttaaggacacatagacactctccaaaaagccgaaaacagcgtcatgagtcccttttcccgtttgaaatccaaactgatttgcagataaaatgcaattatgttgcaaaaaagataaaattctgatttttgcaagtttttcaactatctttaagagggtagataatatagaagttggacggaaattacaaggctcactcacatctccacccttataaagagggataaccactgcctccttcaaacatgctggaaagatgccattatgaaaggaattgtttatggcagaagctaaggcatccaatgctgagtcaggcaaaaagagtagtaattttgatgatattccatcagctccagctgatttatggttttttaagcttttaatctctaacatcagtaaggctaacaggataaaagaaaaaagaattttgaactgacacttgttgaatataatgcaaaggatcaatattagtattcacatccttgagcaataaatgaggaatattacagtaataatcatttaaactatttggtcttacttctggttctgaaactttcttgtgagaatgcctgaagtcatttataattgaccaacattctctctgcctatttgaggacatattcaagcggtcactataatatttaaccttagctgcttttatcgtctttctatatagactacgatatttctgatgataaagaataatgtttgcattagttgtaaacttgcacagcttagccaaaaaacggaggtttttagctgaagttctgaggcctgctgtgacccatggttttctatttttcattttaagcctctttttaggaaaacactgattgatcttgtcacatagcacatgaaataacaaagtaaacgggtcaggagccatttcaactgcattccaattagccaaagctgtagtagaagaaaaagcattaaaatttgctctgctgaaaattcttcctatataatgagatgaaggaaatacagtgttgcatggaatcctagcgagaatggctttatggtcagaaataccagatgagggtactctacatgacacatcatttaaatttgtacacaaataatcaatagtagttgcagatgaggatgttatatgtgtgggtgaaagaacatgcatcttcaagtcataagattccaatatacttaaaagggatgtatgatatgatggcaagcttacatcagtgaagttaatattaaagtcaccagccaatataactatggagtgtagagacaattgggataatagagaatcaagtttgtccaggaacataccaatatctcctgtgggtggtctataaacacaaagaacatataaattaaatcacttacaaaaacaaagggagaattgaaaaaccttctccaacagaaagctatcatacttattaattttacagaaaaaagcttcaattgttggtttaactaaaatagctgttcttattcggtatggcttgcctttttggggtttaaccaataaggggctacttaacattgtctttgttatttgaaaaaaagcagttagatacctgtgttctgctaagttaagagattcttgcaaacccctcttcatttatgaaaaaatgctaactcttttttcactctttatcttagaaacagctgctcttattcacaaaattcccaaactaccctctgacactggccatttgactagTCATGTAAAtaatgttcccctacctattcctacgtcttcccttaccaaaaactcattaatttacataagtaaaaaaatttacaatcatgttctacgtctctatgtgttagacatatatcggatgttaagaaatttaaaagagaattaaagtcgcttttattggctaaggcatattataacctggatgacttttttaatgataggttttaaccttggacatgttgaaaagttttttttttccttttttcttctctagttttgtcaacaagtttacctttatttagtaattgattgttttgtttagttatctttaattcaagtatgttcaaaaagttttgtcttcttgtgtttaaatttgttcattgtcttgtcaatttttgaaattgtatttttgttttgtttttttagcttgtaggatgcttgtacacaagattattcttacgtaatatagcacattttctttctttttttcttaatatagtTCAATAGTATAGTATAATAGAATTCTTTAAGTAAACCCtaacatatttattatacattttcacTGAATTACTCAGTCAGGTAATGTATTATAAGCGCAGACctcattataaaataatgacttttgcAAAACTGTCGCTCTCATTCATGGGATATAAAGGCTCGATTTGTGCTTAAATTTATTCACAATCTTATAAATTAGGATACAGTTCACTCTCTCTATATATACATGTATTTACAACAAGCCAGCTTAACACATATTAAGCATACTCTCTATAGGAGTATATTGAGGAGTATATCTATTAGAATTTAGAAGAATACATATTTGTGCAAGAAATTAACAATGAAAATGCATATGAAAAGTGAAGAAAGATTTAAGATTCGGGACCATGGCAAAAACAATTTGCAATATGAAAgacaaaactaattttttacatgacacccaaatatttaatgcTAGATCAATATCATCcccatttatattaagtttaaagCCAAAGAACTAATATCTATGACAAAGTATCTTAGCACCTACACTTAGTTTTTGAGGTAATTAACTTAAGTTTGTTGACATAGCCATTCATATAATACACTATGTTTTCCATTAAAAGTGTGGGTTATCAATTAACAATCCATACCAAAAACCAATATTAAAGTAtcattaacataaataataaatagcagGACATTTCCTTGGGGTACCCCCATAAATTTTCTGTAgcagttgatattttattatttacctttGTAAAGAATATCATTCACTTATCTAGTTCAAGCTTAAGTCCACTTAAACCTTATAAAGCAAGAGGTACATTCCTGTCAATAGTCTCAAAGACACACTCTAGGTCTACAACTAgggttaatttttgttttagtacTCATATCTTTTCTCCGGTTAGCAGATACTGTATTATCAGGAAAATCCCAATACAAAAGACAATTATGAGTAATatggtaacaaaaaaaatacaactcaACTAACAAACTTAAACAAACTATGCATATGACAAGAGTAAACCTACTCAAAAGCAATTATAAGTAGtataatagaaagaaaaaacTGACCCAAAGCACCCAAAATACCTCCGCCCATCTAATACTGATCAAACcaagaattttaatgaattaactCTAATCAATTGAGAACCAATAATTTATGCTGCCAAAGGTAACGTTTGCATCACCTTAAAGAGCCATTAAAAAGGTCAATGTTATTCTCACTATTTAGTGTGTTAAACTATGAACAGGCTCGGTATAAAGGAGCACATCTGCTTAAGTTGGTACAGGTATTCTCAAGATAAAATTGAACTGGCCTTCTtgtatgtacaaaaaaatttaattcaccCAAAAGGTCTGGAGCATCAACTTGATTGCACCAgagtttaaatagaaaaagttgGCTGCTTACTTAATATGACACAATGTTTAAGAGATAAAAACCATCAGCTTTGAAgcttaaatactttaaaaaattatgtggtACATACTCGAGCCTGTCAATATGTATCTCATAGTTAGGGAACCATACCATAAAGCAATTCAGATTTTATCAAGCTATTATATAAAGCAATAAGGCTTTCCAAATTCAGAAAATCTTTTGTGGACCTAATGAGTTTTTAATGATGCTTTTACAACTACTCTTTAAGATTTATATTCTAAAAAGAATAGGCTCACTGGCAGATATATACCACAAAACTTACTGCTTGGGAGATTTAAAGCCTTTCTATGCAATATCCAAGACAGTCAAGTGCAAAACAACTAGATGTACTCTGCAGAGTTTCTCACTCACTCAGATAAACATCTACCTCCTCCTTTTAAGACTCTGACTGaaagttcttgaaaaaaattggtaatgCCTATGAAATTTCCTTGTTTCCCTTTCAAAACAAGTCTATCTGCTAGTCCTTGTGTTTCCTTCTATGACTGCTGCTTAATTTGGTTTTTCAAATATGACAAAAATAGGTAACATTAGGTTAATTACAAACAATAATATGAAAGAAACATCACCACTGTTTCCAGGTATGGCTCAATATAGCCAAATTTACGTCTCGAGTCCGCATATCGAAAACCTGGGATGGTGGATTCAAAATGGAGCTACAGCATCCATCGAAAATGTTAAAATCCTTGAAAAAGCCCAAATAATTTTCTTGTCGGTGAAGCCCCATATATTACCGTTAGCTGTAGCATCAATGTTAAAAACACTGCCGGCCAATTTCACCGAACCGAGACTTTTTGTCTCTATATTGGCCGGGGTTACACTTGATCAACTCTCtaaagtaagtatttttattaaacttagaAGTTCGACAGTTATTGTTGTGATTATTTAGACTTTACGTCCAGTGGGTGACAACGTAAGATTAATAAGAGTCATGCCAAATACCCCAGTGATGGTGGGTGAAGGTTGTGCCGCCCTTTGTGCAGGAAACGGAGCGACGGCGCATGACGTAAAAACAATTACTTCAATATTTTCAGTATCGGGAATTTGTAAGGAAGTGCCCGAATCAATGATCAATTCTATCGGAGCATTATCTGGAAGCGGGCCGGCCTTTGTTAGTATTTCGATGCTTTTGCCTTTTTTTTCCCTAGTTTAATATTTCTAGATATATTTAGTCATAGAGGCATTGGCCGACGCTGGAGTAAAACAAGGGATACCGAGAGCGATGGCCATTGAAATGGCCGCACAAACCACATTGGGAGCAGCTAAAATGGTTTTAAGTACTGACAAGCACACTGCCGTATTGAGGGATGAAGTTTGCTCCCCAGGTGGTACTACTATCTGTGGGGTGCATGAATTGGAATCAGGAGGTGTTAGGTAAAGAGATATCtcgaatatttatattgaattttGAACGAATCAAAACTGTCCCAAGattagatt includes:
- the LOC126744963 gene encoding carbonic anhydrase 2-like produces the protein MSVNSPEPNQTELNEIPYDTFERFANDDMVPLGDNFKNVLEVLDAEELKESPIDINISHVIPVPTAPPLAWINYDLPPKKMKITNTGHTVILSGKWGQERPYLCNGVLNGKYVFSQMHLHWGVNDMEGSEHTVDDSYYPGELHVVLFKSCYLTQESALKEKDGVAILVYFLKLQDPMNTEFQLIVDALPAVAKAHTSAKISPVPLSYMMKQFEADYFTYKGTVNTTNCIHPILWLITRIPMGVSSDQIDSFRYLLDNDDEIIKRNFRPIQPIDDRHVFHILPSTSKYSTLLPAPLSSFEDKTVMQIYCLRLLYNKRLHYLRQTTRNYDNQMKSLVGLAKNRRNDDVIEKALFVISKLFTYMDYIYDMLIISLQ
- the LOC126744968 gene encoding pyrroline-5-carboxylate reductase 3-like, coding for MSSDKICNAPHPTIKESIGFIGGGNMAKAICSGIINKGMAQYSQIYVSSPHIENLGWWIQNGATASIENVKILEKAQIIFLSVKPHILPLAVASMLKTLPANFTEPRLFVSILAGVTLDQLSKTLRPVGDNVRLIRVMPNTPVMVGEGCAALCAGNGATAHDVKTITSIFSVSGICKEVPESMINSIGALSGSGPAFIYLVIEALADAGVKQGIPRAMAIEMAAQTTLGAAKMVLSTDKHTAVLRDEVCSPGGTTICGVHELESGGVRAAMFNAVEAAAKKSALLGQQQQPK